A DNA window from Bradyrhizobium barranii subsp. barranii contains the following coding sequences:
- the rnc gene encoding ribonuclease III has protein sequence MKDEAKDIPIQSTEPAAGADGEAATKTLATKTPEAKRPETKTPAKKKRVRSSKAKASDANAALEARIGHSFADPNLLMQAITHVSALKSGRKRGDSYQRLEFLGDHVLGLVVSDMLYHAFPNADEGELSKRLAELVRKESCADVAKSLGLLDDVKLGSVGPSADARLRKSVLGDICEAVIGAVFLDGGYAAAAEFVRRNWTERMHKPRRPLRDPKTVLQEWAQGKGLPTPVYREVERTGPHHDPQFRVAVDLPGLASAEGIGGSKRAAEKVAASVMIEREGVGGGNDG, from the coding sequence ATGAAAGACGAAGCCAAGGACATCCCGATCCAATCGACCGAGCCCGCGGCGGGCGCCGACGGCGAAGCTGCGACCAAGACGCTTGCGACCAAGACGCCTGAAGCCAAGAGACCTGAAACCAAGACGCCTGCAAAGAAGAAGCGGGTGCGGAGCAGCAAGGCCAAGGCCTCGGATGCGAACGCGGCGCTCGAGGCGCGCATCGGCCACAGCTTTGCCGATCCGAATCTGCTGATGCAGGCGATCACGCATGTCTCGGCGCTGAAGTCGGGGCGCAAGCGCGGCGACAGCTATCAGCGGCTGGAATTCCTGGGTGACCATGTGCTGGGGCTCGTCGTCTCCGACATGCTCTATCACGCCTTCCCGAATGCTGATGAGGGCGAGCTGTCCAAGCGACTTGCCGAACTGGTGCGCAAGGAGAGCTGCGCCGACGTTGCCAAGTCGCTCGGTCTGCTCGACGACGTCAAGCTCGGTTCGGTCGGGCCGAGCGCCGATGCCCGCCTGCGCAAGAGCGTGCTCGGCGACATCTGCGAGGCCGTGATCGGCGCCGTCTTCCTCGACGGTGGCTACGCGGCGGCGGCGGAATTCGTCAGGCGCAACTGGACCGAACGCATGCACAAGCCGCGGCGTCCCTTGCGCGATCCCAAGACCGTGCTGCAGGAATGGGCGCAGGGGAAGGGGCTGCCGACGCCTGTCTACCGCGAGGTCGAGCGCACCGGCCCGCATCACGATCCGCAGTTCCGCGTCGCGGTGGATCTGCCGGGATTGGCGTCGGCCGAAGGCATCGGTGGCAGCAAGCGTGCAGCGGAGAAGGTGGCGGCCTCAGTGATGATCGAACGTGAAGGTGTTGGCGGCGGCAATGACGGCTGA
- the rpoZ gene encoding DNA-directed RNA polymerase subunit omega, with protein MARVTVEDCIDKVDNRFDLVLLAAHRARMISSGSQLTVDRDNDKNPVVSLREIADETISPEDLREELVHSLQKFVEVDEPEPDTVPLIGSAGASVDADDTEVAVERMTEEELLKGLEGLAPPEEQPEEDE; from the coding sequence ATGGCTCGCGTCACCGTAGAAGATTGTATCGACAAGGTCGACAACCGGTTTGACCTGGTCCTGCTGGCCGCCCACCGGGCCCGCATGATTTCGTCCGGTTCACAACTAACGGTTGACCGCGATAACGACAAGAACCCCGTTGTGTCTTTACGCGAAATTGCGGACGAAACCATCTCGCCGGAGGACCTCCGCGAGGAGCTGGTCCACTCGCTCCAGAAATTCGTCGAGGTCGACGAGCCCGAGCCCGATACGGTCCCGCTGATCGGTTCCGCCGGTGCCAGCGTCGATGCCGACGATACCGAAGTTGCCGTTGAGCGCATGACCGAAGAGGAGCTCCTGAAGGGCCTCGAGGGCCTCGCGCCGCCGGAAGAACAGCCCGAGGAGGACGAGTAA
- a CDS encoding RelA/SpoT family protein — MVYRRRRQTQMLAATESVAVAPTAPVGRPAKPRARMMRQYDLVERVRSYNPNTNEDLLNRAYVYAMKAHGSQTRASGDPYFSHPLEVAAILTDLKLDDATIVAALLHDTIEDTEATRAEIDQIFGPEIGALVEGLTKLKRLELVSREAKQAENLRKLLLAIADDVRVLLVKLADRLHNMRTLDFVPPESRRRIAEETLDIYAPLAGRMGMQEMREELEDLSFRTLDPEAYSVVMQRLDALAERNRNLIGEIEDQLSNNLRHRGLGARVYGRRKKPFSIWTKMERKSVGFEQLSDIFGFRLVVNDIEACYRALGIVHTNWPVVPGRFKDYISTPKQNDYRSIHTTVIGPGNQRVELQIRTEAMDQIAERGIAAHVFYKEDVGSPTEFLKRESNAFAWLRHTIGILSESANPEEFLEHTKLELFHDQVFCFTPKGKLIALPRHANVIDFAYAVHTDVGNSAVGCKINGQFAPLSSELQNGDEVEVLTSEAQAAPPSAWETLAVTGKARAAIRRATRTAVRDQYVGLGRRIVERLFERAKIEYADDKLKGALPRLARTSIEDVMAAVGRGEIKASHVARAMYPDYKEERIARYGVKKGLAAKLREKSSEPPRSPVAIPIRGINSDLPVKFAPNGGAVPGDRIVGIVTPGEGITIYPIQAPALKDFEEEPERWLDVRWDIEDSAPQRFPARIKVENVNEPGALAQIATVIAEHDGNIDNISMQRRSPDFTETTIDLEVYDLKHLSAILAQLRAKAVVARVERVNG, encoded by the coding sequence ATGGTGTATCGGCGCCGGAGACAAACGCAGATGCTGGCCGCAACCGAATCGGTTGCCGTGGCCCCGACTGCGCCGGTGGGGCGCCCGGCCAAGCCTCGCGCGCGCATGATGCGTCAATATGACCTCGTCGAGCGCGTCAGGTCCTACAATCCCAATACCAACGAAGACCTGCTGAACCGCGCCTATGTCTACGCCATGAAGGCGCACGGCTCGCAGACCCGTGCCTCGGGCGATCCGTATTTCTCGCACCCGCTCGAAGTGGCGGCGATTCTCACCGATCTGAAGCTCGACGACGCCACCATCGTGGCTGCCCTGCTGCACGACACGATCGAGGACACCGAGGCGACGCGTGCCGAGATCGACCAGATCTTCGGGCCCGAGATCGGCGCGCTGGTCGAGGGCCTGACCAAGCTGAAGCGGCTGGAGCTGGTGTCGCGCGAGGCCAAGCAGGCCGAGAACCTGCGCAAATTGTTGCTGGCCATTGCCGACGATGTCCGCGTTCTGCTGGTCAAGCTCGCCGACCGCCTGCACAACATGCGTACGCTGGACTTCGTGCCGCCGGAGTCGCGACGGCGCATTGCCGAGGAGACGCTCGACATCTATGCGCCGCTGGCCGGCCGCATGGGCATGCAGGAAATGCGCGAGGAGCTGGAGGATTTGTCCTTCCGCACCCTCGATCCGGAAGCCTATTCGGTGGTGATGCAGCGGCTCGACGCGCTCGCCGAGCGCAACCGCAACCTGATCGGCGAAATCGAGGACCAGCTCTCCAACAATCTGCGCCACCGGGGCCTTGGCGCGCGGGTCTATGGCCGCCGCAAGAAGCCGTTCTCGATCTGGACCAAGATGGAACGCAAGTCGGTCGGCTTCGAGCAATTGTCCGACATCTTCGGCTTCCGCCTCGTCGTCAACGACATCGAGGCCTGCTATCGCGCGCTCGGCATCGTCCACACCAACTGGCCGGTCGTGCCCGGGCGTTTCAAGGACTACATCTCGACGCCGAAGCAGAACGACTACCGCTCGATCCACACCACGGTGATCGGCCCCGGCAACCAGCGCGTCGAGCTGCAGATCCGTACCGAGGCGATGGACCAGATCGCCGAGCGCGGCATCGCCGCACACGTGTTCTACAAGGAAGACGTGGGCTCGCCGACCGAGTTTCTCAAGCGCGAGTCCAATGCGTTCGCCTGGTTGCGCCACACCATCGGCATCCTCTCGGAGAGCGCCAACCCCGAGGAATTCCTCGAGCACACCAAGCTCGAGCTGTTCCACGACCAGGTGTTCTGCTTCACCCCGAAGGGCAAGCTGATCGCGCTGCCGCGCCATGCCAATGTGATCGACTTCGCCTATGCCGTGCATACCGACGTCGGCAACAGCGCCGTCGGCTGCAAGATCAACGGCCAGTTCGCGCCGCTGTCCTCGGAGCTCCAGAACGGCGACGAGGTCGAGGTGCTGACCTCGGAGGCGCAAGCGGCGCCGCCCTCGGCCTGGGAAACGCTCGCGGTCACCGGCAAGGCGCGCGCCGCGATCCGCCGCGCCACCAGGACGGCGGTGCGCGACCAATATGTCGGTCTCGGCCGGCGCATCGTGGAACGCCTGTTCGAGCGCGCCAAGATCGAATACGCCGACGACAAGCTCAAGGGCGCGCTGCCGCGGCTGGCGCGCACCTCGATCGAGGACGTCATGGCGGCGGTCGGCCGCGGCGAGATCAAGGCCTCCCACGTCGCGCGTGCGATGTATCCCGACTACAAGGAGGAGCGCATCGCGCGCTACGGCGTCAAGAAGGGGCTCGCCGCCAAGCTCAGGGAGAAGTCGTCGGAGCCGCCGCGCAGCCCGGTCGCGATCCCGATCCGCGGCATCAATTCCGACCTGCCGGTGAAGTTCGCGCCGAACGGCGGCGCCGTGCCCGGGGACCGCATCGTCGGCATTGTCACGCCGGGCGAGGGGATCACGATCTACCCGATCCAGGCGCCGGCCCTGAAGGATTTCGAGGAGGAGCCGGAGCGCTGGCTCGACGTGCGCTGGGACATCGAGGATTCTGCGCCGCAGCGCTTCCCGGCCCGTATCAAGGTCGAGAACGTCAACGAGCCCGGCGCGCTGGCACAGATCGCGACCGTGATCGCCGAGCACGACGGCAACATCGACAACATCAGCATGCAGCGCCGCTCGCCCGATTTCACGGAGACGACGATCGATCTCGAAGTCTACGATCTGAAGCATCTGAGCGCGATCCTCGCTCAGTTGCGCGCCAAGGCAGTCGTGGCCCGTGTCGAACGTGTTAATGGATAG
- the mscL gene encoding large conductance mechanosensitive channel protein MscL, translated as MLTEFREFAMKGNVVDLAVGVIIGAAFGAIVTSLVGDVIMPIIGAATGGLDFSNYFAPLSKAVTATNLADAKKQGAVLAYGSFLTLTINFIIVAFVLFLVIRAMNTLKRKEEAAPAAPAKPSAEVELLTEIRDLHKK; from the coding sequence ATGCTCACGGAGTTCCGCGAGTTCGCCATGAAAGGCAACGTCGTCGACCTCGCCGTCGGCGTCATCATCGGTGCGGCCTTCGGCGCCATCGTCACGTCGCTGGTCGGTGACGTTATCATGCCGATCATCGGCGCCGCGACCGGCGGCCTCGACTTCTCGAACTACTTCGCCCCCTTGTCGAAGGCGGTGACCGCCACCAACTTAGCGGATGCGAAAAAGCAAGGTGCAGTGCTTGCTTACGGCAGCTTCCTGACGCTGACGATCAACTTCATCATCGTCGCCTTCGTGTTGTTCCTGGTGATCCGCGCCATGAACACGCTGAAGCGCAAGGAGGAGGCGGCGCCTGCGGCTCCGGCAAAACCGTCGGCCGAGGTCGAGCTGCTGACTGAGATCCGCGATCTCCACAAGAAGTGA
- the smpB gene encoding SsrA-binding protein SmpB, giving the protein MADKNERPIKVMAENRKARFNYAIEDTIEAGIALTGTEVKSIRNGKSTIAESYADSKDGEIWLINATIPEYLQGNRFNHEPKRPRKLLLHRKQINKLMGAVDREGMTLIPLKLYFNERGRAKLQLAVAKGKKLHDKRESEKKRDWSREKGRLLRARG; this is encoded by the coding sequence ATGGCCGATAAGAACGAACGTCCTATCAAGGTCATGGCGGAAAATCGCAAGGCCCGCTTCAATTATGCGATCGAAGACACGATCGAGGCGGGCATTGCGCTCACCGGCACCGAGGTCAAATCGATCCGCAACGGCAAGAGCACGATCGCGGAGTCCTACGCCGATTCCAAGGACGGCGAGATCTGGCTGATCAACGCCACCATTCCCGAATATCTCCAGGGCAACCGCTTCAATCACGAGCCCAAGCGGCCGCGAAAGCTGCTTCTGCACCGTAAGCAGATCAACAAGCTGATGGGCGCGGTCGACCGCGAAGGCATGACGCTGATCCCGCTCAAGCTCTATTTCAACGAGCGCGGGCGGGCCAAGTTGCAGCTGGCAGTTGCAAAGGGCAAGAAGCTGCACGACAAACGCGAGTCCGAGAAGAAGCGCGATTGGAGCCGAGAGAAGGGCCGGCTGTTGCGGGCGAGGGGATAG
- the lepB gene encoding signal peptidase I, protein MSVTSGTKTESGVGETIRVVIHALLIALVIRTFLFQPFNIPSGSMKATLLVGDYLFVSKYSYGYSHYSIPFSPPLFSGRIWGSDPNRGDIVVFRLPKDDSTDYIKRVIGLPGDRIQMKDGLLYINDTPVERQRMSEFVGEDPCGSEGGGISRVKRWKETLPNGVSYETLDCADNGYMDNTNVYNVPPGHFFMMGDNRDNSTDSRFLGQVGYVPQENLIGRAQMIFFSIAEGEHAWMFWRWPWAVRWNRFFKIVR, encoded by the coding sequence ATGAGCGTGACTTCGGGAACGAAAACTGAAAGCGGCGTCGGCGAAACGATCCGCGTCGTGATCCACGCTCTCCTGATCGCGCTCGTGATCCGCACGTTCCTGTTCCAGCCGTTCAACATTCCGTCCGGTTCGATGAAGGCGACGCTGCTGGTCGGCGACTATCTGTTCGTCTCGAAATATTCCTACGGCTATAGCCACTACTCGATCCCGTTCTCGCCGCCGCTGTTCTCGGGGCGGATCTGGGGCTCGGACCCGAACCGCGGCGACATCGTCGTGTTCCGCCTGCCGAAGGACGACTCCACCGATTACATCAAGCGCGTCATCGGCCTTCCCGGCGACCGCATCCAGATGAAGGATGGGCTGCTCTACATCAACGACACTCCGGTCGAGCGGCAGCGCATGAGCGAATTTGTCGGCGAGGATCCCTGCGGCTCCGAAGGCGGGGGCATCTCGCGGGTGAAGCGCTGGAAGGAAACGCTGCCGAACGGCGTGTCCTATGAGACGCTGGACTGCGCCGACAACGGCTACATGGACAACACCAACGTCTACAACGTGCCGCCGGGCCATTTCTTCATGATGGGCGACAACCGTGACAACTCCACCGACAGCCGTTTCCTCGGCCAGGTCGGCTACGTGCCGCAGGAGAATTTGATCGGCCGCGCCCAGATGATCTTCTTCTCCATCGCCGAAGGCGAGCATGCCTGGATGTTCTGGCGCTGGCCTTGGGCGGTGCGCTGGAACCGTTTCTTCAAAATCGTCCGATGA
- a CDS encoding peroxiredoxin: protein MTQKNLLEVDWSQIPAPADDGGAAHLKGMTLPPVSLLATDDTSVNLSALSGRTVVFAYPRTGEPGKIGLVDDWDMIPGARGCTPQTCAFRDLFAELKAAGAAQVYGLSTQSNAYQTEMASRLHLPFPVLSDEKLALTRALNLPTMEVAGLTLIKRLALIIDDAKVTHLFYPVFPPDRNAGDVLDWLKANPAEP from the coding sequence ATGACTCAGAAGAACCTGCTCGAGGTCGATTGGAGCCAGATTCCGGCACCCGCCGACGACGGCGGCGCCGCGCATCTCAAGGGCATGACCTTGCCTCCGGTCAGCCTGCTCGCGACCGACGATACGTCGGTGAATCTGTCAGCACTCTCCGGCCGGACCGTGGTGTTCGCCTATCCGCGCACCGGCGAGCCCGGCAAGATCGGACTGGTCGACGATTGGGACATGATCCCGGGCGCGCGCGGTTGCACGCCGCAGACTTGCGCGTTTCGTGATCTGTTTGCCGAGCTGAAAGCTGCCGGCGCCGCCCAGGTGTACGGCCTCTCGACCCAAAGCAACGCGTACCAGACCGAGATGGCATCGCGGCTGCACCTGCCGTTCCCCGTGCTGTCGGACGAGAAGCTGGCGCTGACGCGCGCCCTCAATCTGCCGACCATGGAGGTCGCTGGCCTGACCTTGATCAAGCGCCTTGCGCTGATCATCGATGACGCCAAGGTCACGCATCTGTTCTATCCGGTGTTTCCGCCCGACCGGAACGCCGGCGACGTCCTGGACTGGCTGAAGGCCAATCCAGCCGAGCCCTAG
- the dapA gene encoding 4-hydroxy-tetrahydrodipicolinate synthase: MAAKTKFRGSFTALVTPFKNGSLDEAAFRSLVNWQISEGTNGLVPVGTTGESPTLSHDEHKKVVEWCIAEAKGRVPVVAGAGSNSTKEAIELAQHAEKAGADAVLVVTPYYNKPTQEGMYQHFKAINDAIGIPIIIYNIPPRSVIDMSVDTMKRLWELKNIAGVKDATASMVRVSQQRAAMGEDFNQLSGEDATILGYMAHGGHGCISVTSNVAPRLCSEFQAAWAKGDTKAALAIHDKLMPLHNNLFIESNPAPIKYAMSLLGKLDETLRLPMVPVTEPTRVAVRSAMVHAGLIN, encoded by the coding sequence ATGGCAGCCAAGACGAAATTCCGGGGATCGTTCACCGCCTTGGTCACGCCGTTCAAGAACGGCTCGCTGGACGAGGCGGCGTTCCGCTCGCTGGTCAACTGGCAGATCTCGGAAGGCACCAACGGCCTGGTCCCGGTCGGCACCACCGGCGAGAGCCCGACGCTCAGCCATGACGAGCACAAGAAGGTCGTCGAATGGTGCATCGCTGAAGCCAAGGGGCGCGTACCCGTGGTCGCGGGTGCCGGCTCCAATTCGACGAAGGAGGCGATCGAGCTCGCGCAGCACGCCGAGAAGGCCGGCGCGGACGCCGTGCTGGTCGTGACGCCCTATTACAACAAGCCGACCCAGGAAGGGATGTACCAGCACTTCAAGGCAATCAATGATGCGATCGGCATCCCGATCATCATCTACAACATTCCGCCGCGCTCGGTGATCGACATGTCGGTCGACACCATGAAGCGGCTGTGGGAGCTGAAGAACATCGCCGGCGTCAAGGACGCCACCGCCAGCATGGTCCGCGTCTCGCAGCAGCGCGCGGCGATGGGCGAGGATTTCAACCAGCTCTCCGGCGAGGACGCGACCATCCTCGGCTACATGGCGCATGGCGGCCATGGCTGCATCTCGGTGACCTCGAACGTCGCGCCGCGCCTGTGCTCGGAATTCCAGGCCGCCTGGGCGAAGGGCGACACCAAGGCGGCGCTCGCAATCCACGACAAGCTGATGCCGCTGCACAACAACCTCTTCATCGAGAGCAATCCGGCGCCGATCAAGTACGCGATGTCGCTGCTGGGCAAGCTGGACGAGACGCTGCGCCTGCCGATGGTTCCGGTCACCGAGCCGACGCGCGTTGCCGTGCGCAGTGCGATGGTTCATGCTGGGCTGATCAACTGA
- a CDS encoding uracil-DNA glycosylase yields MTTSRSEAARSSRQPLTLVPDRDCPLCPRLVAFREANRAREPLWHNAPVPPFGDIKARLLIVGLAPGMQGANRTGRPFTGDYAGDLLYATLLEYGFAKGTYQARPDDGLKLVDCRIANAVHCVPPQNKPLPVEINTCRQFLGATLASMPKLRAIVALGRIAHDTVLKPLNLKASQAPFGHGAVHQAGAFRLYDSYHCSRYNTNTGVLTTDMFRSVFAKVKADLD; encoded by the coding sequence ATGACGACTTCGAGGAGTGAGGCGGCTCGGTCAAGCCGCCAGCCTCTCACCCTCGTCCCCGACCGTGACTGTCCGCTTTGTCCGCGCCTGGTCGCCTTTCGCGAGGCGAACCGCGCGCGCGAGCCGTTGTGGCACAACGCCCCGGTCCCCCCCTTCGGCGACATCAAGGCGCGCCTGCTGATCGTTGGCCTGGCGCCAGGCATGCAGGGCGCCAACCGCACCGGCCGCCCCTTCACCGGCGACTATGCCGGCGACCTGCTCTACGCCACGCTGCTCGAATACGGCTTCGCCAAGGGCACCTATCAGGCGCGGCCCGACGACGGCCTGAAGCTGGTCGACTGCCGGATCGCCAATGCCGTGCATTGCGTTCCGCCGCAGAACAAGCCGCTGCCGGTCGAGATCAACACCTGCCGCCAGTTCCTCGGGGCTACCCTCGCGTCGATGCCGAAGCTGCGCGCGATCGTCGCGCTCGGACGCATTGCGCACGACACGGTGCTCAAGCCGCTGAACCTGAAGGCCTCGCAAGCTCCCTTCGGCCACGGCGCCGTGCATCAGGCCGGCGCATTCAGGCTCTACGACAGCTATCATTGCTCGCGCTACAACACGAACACCGGCGTGCTGACGACGGACATGTTCCGCAGCGTGTTCGCGAAGGTGAAGGCCGACCTGGACTAG
- a CDS encoding LabA-like NYN domain-containing protein, translating to MSPSATNKIALFIDGANLYATAKTLGFDIDYKRLLKEFQSRGTLLRAFYYTAIIEDQEYSSIRPLIDWLDYNGYTVVTKATKEFIDASGRRKVKGNMDIELAVDAMELAEHIDQMVLFSGDGDFRSLVEAVQRRGVRVTVISTIASQPPMIADELRRQADVFTDLVELQSKLGRDPSERPAPRDRGERGEGRHHAPQFLQRATTMAPRGDDDFEE from the coding sequence ATGTCACCTTCTGCCACTAACAAGATCGCGCTCTTCATCGATGGGGCCAATCTCTACGCGACGGCGAAAACTCTCGGCTTCGACATCGACTACAAGCGCCTGCTGAAGGAGTTTCAGAGCCGCGGGACGCTGTTGCGGGCGTTCTACTACACCGCGATCATCGAGGATCAGGAGTACTCCTCGATCCGCCCGCTGATCGACTGGCTCGACTACAACGGCTACACGGTCGTCACCAAGGCGACCAAGGAGTTCATCGACGCCTCCGGCCGCCGCAAGGTCAAGGGCAATATGGACATCGAGCTCGCCGTGGACGCCATGGAGCTCGCCGAGCACATCGACCAGATGGTGCTGTTCTCGGGTGACGGCGACTTCCGCTCCCTGGTCGAAGCCGTCCAGCGCCGCGGCGTCCGGGTCACCGTGATCTCCACCATCGCGAGCCAGCCGCCGATGATCGCCGACGAGCTGCGCCGCCAGGCCGACGTCTTCACCGACCTCGTCGAGCTGCAATCCAAGCTCGGCCGCGACCCGTCCGAACGACCCGCCCCGCGTGACCGCGGCGAGCGTGGCGAGGGACGCCATCACGCCCCGCAGTTCCTCCAGCGCGCGACCACGATGGCGCCGAGGGGCGATGACGACTTCGAGGAGTGA
- a CDS encoding pyridoxine 5'-phosphate synthase has protein sequence MPASPLRLGVNIDHVATVRNARGGRHPDPVRAALLAIEAGADGITAHLREDRRHIRDEDMARLKAGISKPLNFEMAATDNMMRISLATKPHAVCLVPERRQEVTTEGGLDVVGQHNALAPYIARLNDAGIRVSLFIAADPAQIEMAARLKAPVIEIHTGAWCDAVVDGHTDKAEAEWKRIVAGVKLAKQAGLEIHAGHGLDYATAETIAALPEIMELNIGYYMIGEALFVGLAETVRTMRAAMDRGRSRA, from the coding sequence ATGCCCGCTTCTCCGCTCCGCCTCGGCGTCAATATCGACCACGTCGCAACCGTGCGTAACGCGCGCGGCGGCCGCCATCCCGATCCGGTGCGTGCCGCGCTGCTCGCGATCGAGGCCGGCGCCGACGGCATCACCGCTCACTTGCGCGAGGATCGCCGGCACATCCGCGACGAGGACATGGCGCGGCTGAAGGCCGGGATCTCCAAGCCGCTCAATTTCGAGATGGCGGCGACCGACAACATGATGCGCATCTCGCTTGCGACCAAGCCGCATGCGGTGTGCCTCGTGCCGGAGCGCCGCCAGGAGGTGACGACCGAAGGCGGCCTCGACGTCGTCGGCCAGCACAATGCGCTCGCGCCCTACATCGCGCGGCTGAACGATGCGGGCATCCGGGTCTCGCTGTTCATCGCCGCCGATCCCGCGCAGATCGAGATGGCGGCGCGGCTGAAGGCGCCCGTGATCGAGATCCACACCGGCGCCTGGTGCGACGCCGTCGTCGACGGTCATACCGACAAGGCCGAGGCGGAGTGGAAGCGGATCGTGGCGGGGGTGAAGCTGGCGAAGCAAGCCGGGCTCGAAATCCATGCCGGCCACGGGCTCGACTACGCGACGGCGGAGACGATCGCGGCCCTGCCGGAGATCATGGAGCTCAACATCGGCTACTACATGATCGGCGAGGCGCTGTTCGTCGGGCTCGCCGAGACGGTGCGGACCATGCGCGCGGCGATGGACCGCGGCCGGAGCCGGGCATGA
- the acpS gene encoding holo-ACP synthase, whose translation MIIGIGSDLIDITRVGKVIERHGERFLDRIFTAAERAKAERRAKSEKMVVATYAKRFAAKEACSKALGTGIRNGVWWRDMGVVNLPGGRPTMQLTGGALARLQALTPEGFEAKIDLSITDDWPLAQAFVIISAVPLAKP comes from the coding sequence ATGATCATCGGCATCGGCTCCGACCTGATCGACATCACCCGCGTCGGCAAGGTGATCGAGCGCCATGGCGAGCGTTTCCTCGACCGCATCTTCACCGCGGCCGAGCGGGCCAAGGCGGAGCGGCGCGCCAAGAGCGAGAAGATGGTGGTCGCGACCTACGCCAAGCGCTTCGCGGCCAAGGAGGCCTGCTCGAAGGCGCTAGGTACCGGCATCCGGAACGGTGTCTGGTGGCGCGACATGGGGGTGGTCAACCTGCCGGGAGGGCGGCCGACCATGCAGTTGACGGGCGGGGCGCTGGCCCGGCTCCAGGCCCTGACGCCCGAGGGGTTCGAGGCGAAAATCGACCTGTCGATCACCGACGACTGGCCGCTGGCGCAGGCCTTCGTCATCATTTCCGCCGTGCCGCTGGCCAAGCCCTGA